Proteins from a genomic interval of Symmachiella macrocystis:
- a CDS encoding sulfatase-like hydrolase/transferase, which produces MIRIFQGFITLILLIPPFAVGDRIVTAQEQIVHDAEYYILEAQNGERWSAENEDLDVKLAALRKEHGRPPNIIHIMWDDTAFGDVGIPAIQQVRGLRTPNLNEMAREGILFTRMYTEVGCTPSRAACITGRYAVRSGMYNIGMLRESHGMRGEEVTLAEVLSEEGYATAFHGKWHLGDIEESYPHKQGFDEAFFTGYNQILSLNTKLAEGANASIGLHEDMLPKDPYKLDDTFITKGWVQIAEGTKGGPTKQWGDNSHENYMKIDPEAQRRTLEFIERNAKAGKPFYVANWPNMTSFVPNPKKFSTARSILQDGLQGNIDPFVGKVIAKLKKLGIAENTLLVCMADNGPMSHNPPPGLGMAETIYRGGKGDFLEGGVRVPAQAWWPGTIEQGQLVGDIIHETDLYTTFARVAGALEHVPRDRVIDGVDQTSLLVNGDTHSRRDSVFIYAGPRLGATVKGNYKRHWISSDPVGESSGIPAAFYFLPADPREKTPMLVNLIHLKSPFNRMKLRHDLWKKKYPDAKEVHGIPWTGIANARPEIKALAKPLLDPKKLPFDPLEYIEHLDELPFDPQADPDFGE; this is translated from the coding sequence CCGAGTACTACATCCTCGAAGCGCAGAATGGCGAACGATGGTCTGCCGAAAACGAAGATCTTGATGTCAAACTTGCCGCTCTTCGGAAGGAACACGGTCGGCCGCCAAATATTATTCACATCATGTGGGACGATACAGCGTTTGGCGATGTTGGCATCCCCGCGATCCAGCAGGTTCGAGGATTGAGAACACCGAACCTCAACGAAATGGCCAGAGAAGGCATACTGTTTACGCGCATGTACACCGAAGTGGGATGTACGCCAAGCCGGGCCGCTTGTATCACCGGTCGCTACGCCGTTCGCAGCGGCATGTACAACATCGGCATGTTGCGTGAGTCGCACGGGATGCGAGGTGAAGAAGTCACTTTAGCTGAGGTGCTTTCGGAGGAGGGTTATGCCACGGCGTTTCATGGAAAGTGGCATCTCGGCGACATCGAGGAAAGCTATCCACACAAACAGGGTTTCGACGAAGCGTTCTTTACGGGCTACAACCAGATCCTGTCGCTGAATACCAAACTCGCCGAAGGTGCGAACGCGTCGATCGGATTGCACGAAGACATGTTACCCAAAGATCCCTACAAGCTTGACGATACGTTTATTACGAAGGGTTGGGTTCAGATCGCTGAAGGCACGAAGGGCGGCCCGACCAAGCAGTGGGGCGACAACTCGCACGAAAACTATATGAAGATCGATCCGGAAGCTCAGCGCCGGACACTCGAATTCATCGAACGTAATGCTAAAGCCGGCAAGCCATTCTATGTCGCCAACTGGCCGAACATGACAAGCTTCGTTCCTAATCCTAAGAAATTCTCGACCGCACGAAGCATCTTGCAAGACGGACTGCAGGGGAATATCGATCCTTTCGTTGGGAAAGTGATCGCGAAGCTGAAAAAGCTTGGCATCGCAGAAAACACGCTGCTTGTGTGCATGGCAGATAATGGTCCGATGTCCCACAACCCACCTCCAGGGCTTGGAATGGCCGAAACTATTTATCGTGGTGGCAAGGGTGACTTTCTGGAGGGGGGCGTTCGCGTTCCGGCTCAGGCTTGGTGGCCTGGCACTATCGAGCAGGGACAACTGGTCGGAGATATCATTCACGAAACCGACTTGTACACGACTTTTGCACGTGTGGCCGGCGCTCTCGAGCATGTCCCGAGAGATCGAGTGATCGACGGAGTGGATCAGACATCGCTACTTGTTAACGGTGACACACACAGCCGCCGCGATAGCGTTTTCATTTATGCGGGCCCGAGGTTGGGCGCGACCGTAAAAGGCAATTACAAGCGACATTGGATCTCGTCAGACCCAGTTGGCGAATCCAGCGGAATTCCGGCAGCATTCTACTTCTTACCGGCGGACCCTCGCGAAAAAACCCCAATGCTGGTGAACCTCATTCACCTTAAGAGTCCCTTCAACCGGATGAAGCTGCGCCACGACCTTTGGAAAAAGAAGTATCCGGACGCGAAGGAAGTCCATGGAATTCCATGGACCGGCATCGCGAACGCAAGGCCCGAGATTAAAGCGCTCGCGAAACCGCTATTGGATCCCAAGAAGCTGCCCTTCGATCCGCTGGAGTACATCGAGCACTTAGATGAACTGCCGTTTGACCCGCAAGCGGACCCGGATTTCGGAGAGTAA
- a CDS encoding DUF3302 domain-containing protein, translated as MDFLDIFALLILVVLAASLVGLWVLLGMLPGMIAKKRRHPQADAISVCGWWGAVTIGVLSPIAYVWAYTNPDWRDGKKGEPQGEGDGDQ; from the coding sequence ATGGACTTTTTGGACATCTTTGCTTTGCTGATTCTCGTCGTACTGGCAGCTTCCTTGGTTGGCCTGTGGGTCTTGCTGGGGATGCTTCCCGGAATGATCGCGAAGAAGCGTAGGCACCCGCAGGCCGATGCGATCTCGGTCTGTGGATGGTGGGGGGCCGTCACCATTGGCGTGCTATCGCCAATTGCCTACGTCTGGGCTTATACGAACCCTGATTGGCGTGACGGCAAAAAGGGCGAACCTCAAGGTGAAGGGGATGGTGACCAATGA
- a CDS encoding HlyD family secretion protein: protein MIVFLTLCYVAILALLIRLRIIPLNLWWKLSPIMWMLVLLVVLFLPMQWGAPSGPVNVYKSVVEVIPNVSGEVIEIPVRGLEPLKKGDVLFQIDPEPYQVKVDELQAQLAETKQNVERLRASSEAAAATVKNTLAEIEVAKADEASSVAAIDAAKAGLQEAKGNKQKAEAVVADLGVQVAAAQREYDRILSLVPSGVATKSERDRGEIQLTSLKSQLNTAQVDVRVADDIITRAGADVTAAEAAATSAGLRVKQFVEADLVRVRAEAREANLLANSMIGDEHTSVATAHSQLAKAQFDLEQTTVRAPSDGYVVGMSLKPGQRVAAFPVRTWMSFVPTDEVIVAVGIPQYVVRHVEPGQKVEVVFKLHPGRVFSATVEKLIYINEQGQLHPSGTVPPTPGVGQSTIPFGVRLSLDKNDEVNITTLPGGAVGTASVYTKNARATHIIRRVILRMETWMNYIIP from the coding sequence ATGATTGTCTTCCTCACGTTGTGTTACGTCGCCATACTCGCGTTGCTCATCCGATTACGCATCATTCCGCTCAATCTATGGTGGAAGCTTTCACCGATAATGTGGATGCTTGTTTTGCTGGTCGTGCTCTTTCTCCCAATGCAGTGGGGAGCTCCATCAGGCCCGGTGAATGTGTATAAGTCTGTTGTGGAGGTCATCCCGAATGTATCGGGAGAGGTCATCGAGATTCCGGTACGTGGATTAGAGCCACTCAAGAAAGGAGACGTCTTATTCCAAATCGACCCGGAGCCCTATCAGGTAAAGGTCGATGAATTGCAGGCACAACTTGCCGAGACGAAGCAAAATGTTGAGCGATTGCGAGCCAGCTCCGAAGCGGCAGCCGCGACCGTAAAAAATACGCTAGCAGAAATCGAGGTCGCGAAAGCGGATGAGGCGTCATCAGTAGCCGCAATAGATGCGGCAAAAGCAGGGCTTCAAGAAGCAAAAGGGAATAAGCAAAAAGCAGAAGCGGTCGTCGCTGACCTTGGTGTTCAAGTTGCGGCAGCACAGCGGGAGTATGACCGCATTCTCAGTCTAGTGCCCTCCGGAGTAGCCACAAAATCCGAGCGTGACCGTGGCGAGATTCAATTAACTTCTTTGAAAAGTCAGCTGAACACGGCCCAAGTCGATGTTCGCGTTGCGGACGACATCATCACCCGAGCTGGGGCTGACGTGACCGCAGCAGAAGCTGCTGCGACTTCTGCGGGACTACGAGTCAAGCAATTCGTCGAAGCAGACCTCGTTCGCGTAAGGGCGGAGGCTCGTGAAGCGAACTTGCTGGCAAATTCGATGATCGGCGACGAGCACACCAGCGTGGCCACAGCCCATTCGCAGCTTGCAAAGGCTCAATTCGACCTCGAGCAAACCACCGTAAGGGCACCAAGCGACGGCTACGTTGTCGGGATGAGCCTCAAACCAGGGCAGCGGGTAGCCGCTTTCCCTGTGCGAACATGGATGAGTTTCGTGCCCACGGATGAGGTCATAGTTGCCGTTGGGATTCCGCAGTATGTGGTGCGGCATGTAGAACCCGGTCAGAAAGTAGAAGTTGTATTCAAACTTCATCCTGGAAGGGTATTCTCTGCAACTGTAGAGAAACTCATCTACATCAATGAGCAAGGCCAGCTGCATCCAAGCGGAACCGTTCCGCCGACTCCAGGAGTCGGCCAGTCAACTATCCCTTTTGGGGTGCGGCTAAGCCTAGACAAGAATGATGAGGTAAACATCACCACACTCCCGGGCGGAGCTGTTGGAACAGCTTCGGTTTACACTAAGAACGCTCGTGCGACGCACATTATTCGGAGAGTGATACTTAGAATGGAGACATGGATGAACTACATCATTCCATGA
- a CDS encoding tyrosine-protein phosphatase: protein MSLTGQSNFRDVGGYKTKDGRKVKRGHVFRSGELPRLTDEDVAQLEQLGIKTVVNFLTVVETESRGKDRLPQNVREVSLPIETEDGLAAAIEEARRTADFSSMPPSINLEIHRLLVDNAREQYAALLKEIAQSKEPLVFHCSHGVHRTGTATAILLWSLGVPWETVREDYLLSNKYREAEVKKRLAQLRVLLAKKQNIRPDEVDMTNIEAFYIQKGEYIDATRDEIIKQHGSIEGYINQGLGLSAKEFNSLKEKLLQ from the coding sequence GTGTCGCTCACGGGCCAATCCAACTTTCGAGACGTCGGTGGATACAAGACAAAAGACGGCAGAAAGGTCAAACGAGGTCACGTCTTTCGCAGTGGGGAATTGCCGCGACTCACGGATGAAGATGTAGCCCAGTTGGAACAGCTTGGCATCAAAACCGTCGTTAATTTCTTGACGGTGGTTGAGACCGAATCAAGAGGTAAGGACCGGCTGCCACAAAATGTACGCGAAGTTTCTTTGCCAATTGAAACTGAAGACGGCCTTGCCGCTGCCATCGAAGAAGCACGCAGGACTGCGGACTTCTCCTCGATGCCACCGAGCATCAATCTCGAAATCCATCGTCTCTTGGTTGACAACGCCCGTGAACAGTATGCGGCGTTGTTAAAGGAAATCGCTCAGTCAAAAGAGCCGCTCGTGTTTCACTGCTCACATGGCGTCCACCGTACAGGTACAGCAACGGCAATTCTTTTGTGGTCGTTGGGCGTACCATGGGAGACCGTACGTGAAGACTATCTGTTGTCGAACAAATACCGGGAAGCCGAGGTCAAGAAGCGGCTAGCACAGCTTAGGGTGCTCTTGGCAAAAAAACAAAATATTCGACCCGATGAGGTGGATATGACGAACATCGAGGCGTTCTATATCCAGAAGGGCGAGTACATCGATGCCACCCGCGATGAAATAATCAAGCAGCACGGCTCCATCGAAGGCTACATAAATCAGGGGCTTGGACTATCGGCCAAGGAATTCAATAGTCTCAAGGAAAAGTTACTCCAATGA
- a CDS encoding ABC transporter substrate-binding protein, producing the protein MKPTKDQDNDVSVNDVLPRRGFLKASTATPFGLAMFHAEAHAQEANVEPKRLPLTVAGYPYERVTAIQDGRVKIDRCKVDFETSKIGELNQHVFSGAQSRDVTEVGLIPYLLAFCNDGFRDYLPLPIFVLKVFRHKSIFVHTDRGISNPEDLRGRKVATVGYSSSGLTWVRGILKDEYGVSPEEIKWVITEKDSAAGQTGGASKWEKLLPPKISVEKAPAGKDESDLLLEGTVDAIFHPAEPRAYVERHPKVQRLFRDSREVEQRYFKKTGIYPIMHLVVIRRELAEQHQWLPKAVFDAYCKSKQLDLSESKRIRWAYSSLPWYGQEFNETVKLMGPNFYSYGIPQNRKALETVFRYLNDQGLAKRRLSVEKLFLESTLELEDA; encoded by the coding sequence ATGAAGCCGACTAAAGACCAAGACAATGATGTGTCAGTGAATGACGTCCTTCCCCGACGAGGTTTCTTAAAGGCTTCGACGGCTACACCCTTCGGCTTGGCTATGTTTCATGCTGAGGCACACGCCCAAGAAGCCAATGTTGAGCCTAAGCGATTGCCATTAACTGTCGCTGGATACCCGTATGAACGGGTGACAGCGATTCAAGACGGCCGAGTAAAAATTGACCGATGTAAGGTGGATTTCGAAACGTCAAAGATCGGGGAATTGAATCAGCATGTTTTTTCGGGCGCTCAATCACGCGACGTGACAGAGGTTGGCCTCATCCCGTATTTGTTAGCGTTCTGCAATGACGGATTCCGCGACTATCTGCCGCTGCCCATCTTTGTGCTGAAGGTGTTTCGACACAAAAGTATCTTTGTCCACACCGACCGGGGGATCAGTAATCCTGAGGATTTACGCGGCCGTAAGGTCGCCACCGTTGGCTACTCATCCTCCGGGCTGACATGGGTGCGCGGCATTCTGAAAGACGAGTACGGAGTTTCGCCTGAAGAAATCAAGTGGGTCATAACCGAAAAAGACTCTGCGGCCGGACAGACTGGCGGGGCCTCGAAGTGGGAAAAGCTATTGCCTCCGAAAATCTCGGTCGAGAAGGCTCCCGCTGGCAAGGACGAGTCAGACCTGTTGCTGGAAGGAACCGTCGACGCAATTTTCCACCCGGCAGAGCCGAGGGCCTACGTTGAGCGTCACCCGAAGGTCCAACGGCTGTTTCGAGACTCTCGTGAAGTTGAGCAGCGTTACTTCAAGAAGACTGGGATCTATCCCATCATGCACTTGGTCGTGATTCGGCGGGAATTGGCGGAGCAGCACCAATGGTTGCCGAAAGCTGTGTTCGACGCCTACTGTAAATCAAAGCAACTCGACCTTAGTGAATCAAAAAGAATTCGGTGGGCTTACAGCTCGCTTCCATGGTACGGTCAAGAGTTCAATGAGACGGTCAAACTCATGGGGCCCAACTTCTACTCATACGGCATACCTCAGAACCGTAAGGCCCTCGAAACTGTTTTCCGCTATCTAAACGATCAAGGGCTGGCGAAACGAAGACTGAGTGTTGAAAAACTTTTTCTTGAATCGACGCTCGAACTTGAAGATGCCTGA
- a CDS encoding type II secretion system F family protein: MKAQPDLPTNPSLPFLSASQLEKICYRLGSSLKAGIPIANAWANEVPQVPSRIRGSFDKVHARLLDGCSLAEALIAEPCFPPLLTEMVRVGEETGQLDQAFLKMADHYRALVSMKRSFLQGVTRPVLQLITATAVITAFFVILHVLQTRISGLAAPDVFMLGLSPLGNLALFWGAVMFITVGSYLVVKGIRSGWFGAIPMRIALAVPLLGGTIKTLALSRFAWAFGTAVDAGMNASKAIRLGVRSTQNRFYQAHESSIATSVVDGKDFYTALRQTDAFPNDLLQAVQTGERTGELTESLERLSDDYQEQSVIDLRRIGQISGFGIFITVSTLMGFSILFLYASYLGSLSDALKGQTVTLEEIREGQQTTSNPVIATRNEMVKDFVENNEDFKQIESMYKHLGNYNEMTPDEFLDGLFPEPERSHARTGKAHGEQKANGKAAGARSKESRKSH, encoded by the coding sequence ATGAAAGCTCAACCTGACTTGCCGACCAATCCGTCCCTCCCTTTTTTGTCTGCATCTCAACTTGAAAAGATCTGTTATCGACTGGGATCTTCGCTGAAAGCGGGGATTCCGATCGCAAATGCTTGGGCGAATGAGGTCCCTCAAGTCCCCAGTCGAATTCGAGGATCGTTTGACAAGGTCCATGCGCGACTACTGGACGGTTGCTCGCTGGCTGAGGCACTCATTGCCGAACCGTGTTTCCCCCCGTTGTTGACTGAGATGGTCCGTGTTGGAGAGGAAACGGGGCAACTGGATCAAGCCTTTTTGAAAATGGCAGACCATTACCGAGCCCTGGTGAGCATGAAGCGATCATTCCTGCAAGGAGTGACGCGGCCGGTCTTACAGTTGATCACCGCGACTGCCGTGATCACTGCGTTCTTCGTGATACTTCACGTTTTGCAAACAAGGATTTCGGGACTCGCTGCGCCGGATGTTTTCATGTTGGGCCTCTCGCCGTTGGGGAATTTGGCGCTCTTTTGGGGGGCCGTGATGTTTATCACGGTCGGCAGTTATTTGGTCGTCAAAGGAATCCGCAGTGGTTGGTTTGGGGCGATTCCCATGCGCATCGCCTTGGCCGTCCCGTTGCTGGGAGGCACGATCAAGACATTGGCCCTATCACGGTTTGCGTGGGCTTTTGGAACGGCAGTGGACGCCGGCATGAACGCGAGTAAAGCTATCCGACTCGGAGTGCGCAGCACGCAAAACCGTTTCTACCAAGCCCATGAATCGTCCATTGCGACGTCGGTCGTCGATGGCAAGGATTTCTATACGGCTCTTAGGCAGACGGATGCTTTTCCCAACGACCTATTGCAAGCAGTTCAGACTGGAGAACGCACGGGGGAACTCACGGAGAGCCTGGAACGTCTTTCGGATGACTACCAAGAACAATCGGTGATCGATCTGCGACGCATCGGCCAGATCAGTGGTTTTGGCATTTTCATTACGGTCAGCACGCTGATGGGATTTTCAATCTTGTTCCTGTATGCCAGCTACCTGGGAAGTCTGTCGGATGCACTGAAGGGTCAGACTGTGACGCTAGAGGAAATTCGCGAAGGTCAGCAAACCACCAGCAACCCCGTCATCGCCACGCGAAACGAAATGGTGAAAGATTTCGTTGAGAACAATGAGGACTTTAAGCAAATCGAATCAATGTACAAACATCTCGGCAACTACAACGAAATGACACCTGACGAATTCCTCGACGGCCTGTTTCCTGAACCAGAAAGGTCTCATGCGCGCACGGGCAAGGCACATGGCGAACAAAAGGCAAATGGCAAGGCAGCAGGCGCCCGTAGCAAGGAAAGCCGTAAATCTCACTGA
- a CDS encoding alpha/beta hydrolase, whose product MSQFNRREFVQRGLAGTATLAWAVATDAQETSVSTKTYTYKKVGDLEIKADVHRIDDNVKRPVVVWIHGGALIVGNRAGIDKHVKARMIDAGYAIVSIDYRLAPETQLPAIIEDLEDAFRWVRDQGPKLFHVDATKIAVMGGSAGGYLTLMSGYRVKPRPSVLVAFFGYGDLVGDWYSSPSKHARHQQIKLTKAEAYKQVSGPPIADTRNRKGDGGAFYQYCRQHGLWPLAVSGWDPHSETEKFNPYMPLQNVTRDFPPTMLIHGTKDTDVPYEQSVLMAEQLKQHGVEYQLVTIPGGEHGLGGGDPKIIDAAYKSAGAFVDRYLQPSSL is encoded by the coding sequence ATGTCACAATTCAATCGGCGGGAATTTGTCCAACGGGGATTGGCTGGAACGGCGACCTTGGCGTGGGCGGTCGCGACAGATGCGCAAGAAACAAGCGTGAGCACCAAAACCTATACCTACAAAAAGGTTGGCGATCTCGAGATCAAAGCTGACGTTCACCGGATCGACGACAATGTCAAACGGCCCGTCGTGGTTTGGATTCACGGCGGTGCGCTGATTGTCGGAAATCGTGCGGGCATCGACAAGCATGTGAAGGCGAGGATGATTGACGCGGGCTATGCGATTGTGTCCATCGATTATCGGCTGGCTCCTGAGACGCAATTGCCGGCGATCATTGAAGATCTGGAAGACGCATTTCGCTGGGTGCGGGATCAGGGACCGAAGTTGTTTCACGTCGATGCCACCAAAATCGCGGTCATGGGCGGTTCGGCGGGAGGCTATCTGACTTTGATGTCCGGCTATCGTGTCAAACCTCGACCAAGCGTGTTGGTGGCTTTTTTTGGATATGGCGATCTGGTGGGTGACTGGTACAGCAGCCCAAGTAAACACGCGCGACATCAGCAAATTAAACTCACCAAAGCCGAGGCATATAAACAAGTCAGTGGTCCACCGATTGCCGACACTCGCAACCGAAAAGGCGATGGCGGGGCGTTCTATCAGTATTGCCGCCAACATGGACTCTGGCCGCTGGCGGTTTCGGGCTGGGACCCGCACTCGGAAACTGAGAAGTTCAATCCCTATATGCCCCTACAGAATGTGACGCGTGATTTTCCTCCGACGATGCTAATTCATGGAACGAAGGACACCGACGTGCCCTACGAACAATCTGTGTTGATGGCGGAGCAGTTGAAACAGCACGGGGTGGAATATCAACTGGTGACGATTCCGGGCGGTGAGCATGGCTTGGGGGGTGGCGATCCCAAAATCATCGACGCCGCCTACAAATCGGCCGGCGCGTTCGTCGATCGTTACCTGCAGCCTTCTTCCTTGTAA
- a CDS encoding serine/threonine protein kinase — MISEIGVGAFGVVWKAYDEELDRSVAIKIPRREQLSTEEADVFVREARAAAQLNHSNIVSVHEVGQDEGRIYIVSDFVEGLNAAEWLAVKSPSIREAATLCAIIADGLQHAHLRNIVHRDLKPSNIMIDADGNPHVMDFGLAKRESQDVTMTMDGQILGTAAYIPPEQALGQSHQADSRSDVYSLGVMLFEFLTGERPFRGNTRMLILQAIHTPPPRPREFVHNIPRDLETICLKAISKEPDHRYQSAQEFADDLRRFLNQEPVKARPLGQLSKLFLWTRQLKRIHDAGTFMMFLGAGFAAMEVLGIVTLAIRRFFNIEHFWVFPYVPEQAWKVFGWFFLFIILGISMVAIGKKTIQFRIPAIWTGLVVSWGLATFNFAVWGGFVNFTLGGMMEDKVSRALFFLPMFVLCSALFLLYVSAVTALRSNRETIRLQRR; from the coding sequence TTGATTTCCGAGATTGGAGTCGGAGCCTTTGGCGTCGTCTGGAAAGCTTACGACGAAGAACTCGATCGCTCGGTCGCTATCAAAATCCCCAGAAGAGAACAACTCAGTACTGAAGAAGCTGATGTGTTTGTCCGCGAAGCGCGGGCCGCGGCACAACTCAATCATTCTAACATTGTTAGTGTTCATGAAGTTGGCCAAGATGAAGGACGGATCTACATCGTCAGCGACTTTGTTGAAGGGCTGAACGCTGCGGAATGGCTTGCGGTAAAATCACCAAGTATTCGAGAAGCGGCAACGCTTTGCGCCATAATCGCTGACGGCCTGCAGCATGCCCATTTGCGCAATATCGTGCACCGTGATCTCAAACCATCCAATATTATGATCGATGCGGACGGCAATCCGCATGTGATGGACTTTGGATTAGCGAAACGGGAATCGCAGGATGTCACGATGACAATGGACGGCCAGATTCTGGGGACAGCAGCCTATATTCCTCCGGAGCAAGCTCTTGGACAATCGCATCAGGCAGACAGCCGCTCAGACGTTTATTCCCTAGGGGTCATGCTGTTTGAGTTCTTGACCGGTGAGCGCCCGTTTCGGGGCAACACCCGCATGCTGATTTTGCAGGCGATCCATACACCTCCACCCCGGCCTCGCGAGTTTGTTCACAATATCCCGCGGGATCTAGAAACGATCTGTCTTAAGGCGATTTCCAAGGAACCCGATCACCGCTACCAGTCAGCGCAAGAGTTCGCAGACGATTTGCGGCGCTTCCTGAATCAAGAGCCGGTCAAGGCGCGCCCGCTGGGGCAATTGTCGAAGCTGTTCCTATGGACGCGCCAACTAAAACGCATTCATGACGCCGGCACATTTATGATGTTCTTGGGAGCCGGATTCGCCGCGATGGAAGTACTGGGAATTGTCACACTAGCGATTCGGCGGTTCTTTAACATCGAGCATTTCTGGGTCTTCCCCTATGTGCCCGAACAAGCCTGGAAAGTGTTTGGATGGTTTTTCCTTTTCATTATCCTGGGCATCTCTATGGTGGCTATTGGCAAAAAAACCATTCAATTCCGCATTCCCGCAATCTGGACGGGACTTGTCGTCTCCTGGGGGTTGGCAACGTTCAATTTCGCAGTGTGGGGCGGCTTCGTTAATTTCACCCTAGGCGGCATGATGGAAGACAAAGTGTCGCGAGCATTGTTTTTTCTCCCAATGTTTGTGCTGTGCTCCGCACTTTTCCTCCTCTACGTTTCGGCCGTCACTGCATTACGCTCGAACCGAGAAACGATCCGACTCCAGCGCCGTTAA
- a CDS encoding alpha/beta hydrolase yields the protein MKKRSAFALWATCGLLVTAVAVEACGGQAKAKFTVQKGLVFARGDRELTFDLYRPQNPSGPFPCVIVIQGGGFRAQDGQRIRPIAERLAKNGFAAALISYRGRPDHEYRDTLADVRSAVRFIRTHSGEYGIAPDRIGAMGRSAGATLAVLLAVGDGVKSLEPPGGAAEGSSRIQAAAGIAGVYDFVARFTDKDQLALQPNAEKKRRTNGEWIGAEFSETNADWQQASAINHVNQADPPVLLLHSRNDRTVPWLQSRDMHARLKQVGIAAEIEISNDGGHRGPATAEQWIVIFFKKALAKKAAAPAR from the coding sequence ATGAAAAAACGATCTGCGTTCGCACTGTGGGCAACGTGCGGGCTGCTGGTGACGGCGGTTGCGGTGGAGGCGTGCGGCGGTCAAGCGAAGGCGAAATTCACGGTGCAGAAGGGGCTCGTCTTTGCACGCGGCGATCGGGAACTTACATTCGATTTATACCGACCGCAAAATCCCTCCGGCCCGTTCCCCTGTGTGATCGTCATCCAAGGGGGAGGGTTTAGGGCGCAGGACGGGCAGCGGATTCGCCCCATTGCCGAGCGGCTGGCGAAAAACGGCTTTGCGGCGGCGCTCATTTCCTACCGCGGCCGGCCGGATCATGAGTATCGCGACACCCTGGCCGACGTCCGCTCCGCGGTGCGTTTTATCCGCACGCACAGCGGGGAATACGGCATCGCCCCCGACCGCATCGGCGCGATGGGACGCTCCGCCGGCGCGACGCTGGCCGTGTTGTTGGCGGTCGGCGACGGCGTCAAAAGTTTGGAACCGCCGGGCGGAGCTGCGGAGGGATCGAGCCGCATCCAGGCGGCGGCTGGGATCGCCGGAGTCTACGATTTCGTCGCCCGATTCACTGACAAGGACCAGTTGGCGCTGCAGCCCAATGCGGAAAAGAAACGTCGGACCAACGGCGAGTGGATCGGCGCGGAGTTCTCAGAGACCAATGCAGACTGGCAACAGGCCTCGGCGATCAACCACGTCAACCAAGCCGATCCACCGGTTTTGCTGTTGCATAGCCGGAACGATCGCACGGTTCCCTGGCTGCAGTCACGCGACATGCACGCGCGTCTGAAACAGGTGGGAATCGCGGCGGAAATCGAAATCAGCAACGACGGCGGTCACCGTGGCCCGGCGACGGCGGAGCAATGGATCGTCATCTTTTTCAAAAAGGCGCTGGCCAAAAAAGCCGCTGCACCGGCACGCTAA